In one Agathobacter rectalis ATCC 33656 genomic region, the following are encoded:
- the rimI gene encoding ribosomal protein S18-alanine N-acetyltransferase has product MIIRPMEPEDADSVAQIEKDSFTQPWSRQGFLDAMRLPENIMLVAQEDGEILGYQCTYVSFDEGELTNIAVKKSARGKGVGAHLIRCLQEKAKESGVERIVLEARVTNEAAISLYQKMGFVNLGIRKNLYEHPVEDGVIMSYTAEENLC; this is encoded by the coding sequence ATGATAATAAGACCCATGGAGCCGGAGGATGCAGACTCGGTGGCGCAGATAGAAAAAGACAGCTTCACACAGCCCTGGAGCAGACAGGGATTTTTGGATGCCATGAGGCTTCCGGAGAATATCATGCTTGTGGCACAGGAGGATGGCGAGATACTGGGGTATCAGTGCACGTATGTGTCATTTGATGAGGGAGAGCTGACCAATATAGCAGTCAAAAAATCAGCACGAGGAAAAGGTGTGGGTGCACATCTTATCAGATGCTTGCAGGAAAAGGCAAAAGAGTCAGGTGTTGAGCGCATTGTGCTCGAAGCCAGGGTGACTAATGAGGCTGCGATATCACTGTATCAGAAGATGGGGTTTGTAAACCTTGGAATCAGAAAAAATCTATATGAGCATCCGGTAGAGGACGGTGTCATCATGTCCTATACTGCGGAGGAAAATTTATGTTAG
- a CDS encoding ribonuclease Z, translating to MLDVCLLGTAGMMPLPNRWLTALSLKYNGSNILIDCGEGTQIAMKEAGINFKPIDILCITHFHADHISGLPGLLLTMGNAERTEPLTIIGPKGLTRVVTALRTIAPELPFEIKCIELNEQDEYFEMNGYHIHAFRVKHAVLCYGYSVEIKRSGRFSVERANEKEIPMRLWNPLQKGNTVEFEGRVYTPDMVLGPARKGIKVTYCTDSRPLEHIVEAAEGSDLFICEGMYAEKEKIVKAKQYKHMTFYEAADMAKRAGVKELWLTHFSPSLVRADDYMPQVRDIFANAYLGKDAKSVELMFDED from the coding sequence ATGTTAGACGTGTGTTTACTTGGAACAGCAGGCATGATGCCTTTGCCAAACAGATGGCTTACGGCACTTTCACTAAAATATAACGGCAGCAATATACTTATTGACTGCGGTGAGGGAACGCAGATTGCGATGAAGGAAGCCGGAATCAATTTCAAGCCGATAGATATTTTATGCATCACCCACTTTCATGCAGACCATATCAGCGGATTGCCGGGGCTTCTTCTTACAATGGGAAATGCCGAGCGCACCGAGCCGCTTACCATTATTGGACCTAAGGGGCTTACAAGGGTTGTCACTGCACTTCGGACGATTGCGCCGGAGCTGCCTTTTGAGATAAAATGCATAGAGCTCAATGAGCAGGATGAATATTTTGAGATGAACGGATATCATATCCATGCATTCCGCGTAAAGCATGCGGTGCTGTGCTATGGCTATTCGGTTGAGATAAAACGTAGTGGCAGATTTTCCGTGGAAAGAGCAAATGAAAAAGAAATTCCGATGCGCCTGTGGAATCCTCTTCAGAAAGGCAATACCGTTGAATTTGAGGGCAGGGTGTATACTCCGGATATGGTGCTAGGACCGGCAAGAAAGGGCATAAAGGTCACATATTGTACGGACTCAAGGCCACTTGAGCACATAGTGGAGGCTGCAGAGGGATCAGACCTTTTTATCTGCGAGGGCATGTATGCTGAAAAGGAAAAGATAGTAAAAGCAAAGCAGTATAAGCATATGACCTTTTATGAGGCAGCAGACATGGCAAAGAGAGCCGGCGTGAAGGAGCTGTGGCTTACACATTTTTCGCCGTCACTTGTCAGGGCAGATGACTATATGCCACAGGTGAGGGATATTTTTGCAAACGCATATCTTGGAAAAGACGCAAAGAGCGTGGAGCTTATGTTTGACGAGGACTAA
- a CDS encoding DUF6715 family protein: MKKTGIVILTIALIAAICGSFYVVNDKSKRANQKEKVLTEVQRITTKDLDKNYPQTPREVVKLYNRIVKCYYGMQYSDEELDALTDQALKLFDDELAANNPKDTYKQSVTADAQSYKDQGITLAQTGVCDSNDVKYVTDNGSKIAYVKASYFMKEGSSYSKTYQEYVLRQDKEGCWRILTFYKIAADSDTETE; the protein is encoded by the coding sequence ATGAAGAAAACAGGTATAGTTATTTTAACAATAGCGCTGATTGCCGCGATATGTGGTTCGTTTTATGTCGTAAACGACAAGTCTAAAAGGGCTAATCAAAAGGAAAAGGTACTGACCGAGGTACAAAGAATAACAACTAAGGATCTCGACAAGAACTATCCGCAGACACCTCGTGAGGTGGTGAAGCTTTATAACAGGATTGTGAAGTGCTACTATGGTATGCAGTATAGCGATGAAGAGCTTGATGCACTCACCGACCAGGCGCTTAAGCTTTTTGATGACGAGCTTGCAGCAAACAATCCAAAGGATACCTACAAACAGTCTGTCACGGCAGATGCGCAAAGCTACAAGGACCAGGGCATTACACTTGCTCAGACCGGAGTGTGTGACAGCAATGATGTGAAATATGTCACCGATAATGGTAGTAAAATTGCATATGTCAAGGCATCTTACTTCATGAAGGAGGGCAGCTCGTATTCTAAGACATATCAGGAATATGTACTCAGGCAGGATAAGGAAGGCTGTTGGAGGATTCTTACATTTTATAAGATTGCGGCAGATTCTGATACGGAAACAGAATAG
- the tsaD gene encoding tRNA (adenosine(37)-N6)-threonylcarbamoyltransferase complex transferase subunit TsaD, with protein MTENTETKKEIKILAIESSCDETAAAVVVNGRDLRSNVISSQIALHTLYGGVVPEIASRKHIEKINQVIEQALSDAHMTLDDIDAIGVTYGPGLVGALLVGVAEAKAIAYARNIPLVGVHHIEGHISANYIENKDLEPPFLALVVSGGHTHLVRVVDYGKYEILGRTRDDAAGEAFDKVARAIGLGYPGGPKIEKVSHEGDPHSIEFPRAKIVGGVYDFSFSGLKSAVLNYLNGCRMKGLEINQADVAASFQQAVTDVLVGHAENAIDEFKMDKFAIAGGVASNGIIRHAMEEMCARKGVKFYRPSPILCTDNAAMIGAAAYYDFIAGKRSGLDLNAVPNLKLGE; from the coding sequence ATGACAGAAAATACAGAAACAAAAAAAGAAATTAAAATACTTGCAATCGAAAGCTCATGCGACGAGACTGCGGCAGCAGTTGTAGTAAATGGACGTGATCTGCGAAGTAATGTGATTTCATCGCAGATAGCTCTTCATACTTTATATGGAGGGGTAGTACCGGAGATAGCTTCCAGAAAGCATATTGAGAAAATTAATCAGGTTATAGAGCAGGCACTTTCAGATGCACATATGACACTCGATGATATAGACGCAATAGGCGTAACATATGGTCCGGGGCTCGTAGGAGCACTGCTTGTAGGCGTGGCAGAAGCAAAGGCTATAGCATACGCAAGAAACATTCCTCTTGTCGGAGTGCACCATATAGAGGGACATATCAGCGCAAATTATATAGAAAATAAAGACTTAGAGCCGCCATTTCTGGCACTCGTCGTATCAGGAGGACACACGCATCTGGTGAGAGTGGTAGATTACGGTAAATATGAGATCCTCGGACGCACGAGGGATGATGCGGCAGGAGAGGCATTTGACAAGGTAGCGAGAGCAATAGGACTTGGCTATCCGGGCGGTCCTAAGATAGAAAAGGTTTCACATGAGGGTGACCCGCACAGCATAGAGTTCCCGAGAGCAAAGATTGTGGGCGGAGTTTATGATTTCAGCTTTAGCGGGCTTAAATCAGCAGTACTCAATTATTTAAACGGCTGCAGGATGAAGGGACTGGAAATAAACCAGGCAGACGTGGCAGCATCGTTCCAACAGGCGGTTACAGATGTGCTTGTCGGACACGCTGAGAATGCCATAGATGAGTTTAAAATGGACAAATTTGCCATTGCGGGAGGCGTTGCTTCTAATGGTATTATCCGTCATGCGATGGAGGAAATGTGCGCGCGCAAGGGTGTTAAATTCTATCGTCCGTCACCGATACTGTGTACAGACAATGCTGCTATGATAGGTGCGGCAGCATACTATGATTTTATAGCAGGTAAGAGGTCTGGACTTGATCTGAATGCGGTTCCGAATTTAAAACTTGGTGAATGA
- the ispD gene encoding 2-C-methyl-D-erythritol 4-phosphate cytidylyltransferase, producing MDKKKYTAIILSAGTGSRMKSNMPKQYMELLGQPVIYYSIKAFEDSPVDEIVIVCSADYIEYFRHSIIEKYGFKKVKAIVQGGKERYNSVYEGLKAANGTDYVLIHDGARPLVDNEIIVRSMHTVEKEKACVAGMPVKDTIKVSDELGYSANTPDRKSLWQIQTPQCFEYDLLAQSYDKLFSDMSCGKSVPAITDDAMIVEYGSDTKVRLIEGSYENIKVTTPEDMGIAELFLKKRRKM from the coding sequence ATGGATAAGAAGAAATACACAGCAATCATACTGTCAGCCGGTACAGGAAGCCGGATGAAAAGTAATATGCCAAAGCAGTATATGGAGCTTTTGGGGCAGCCTGTGATTTATTATAGTATAAAAGCATTTGAGGATAGTCCGGTGGATGAAATAGTTATAGTCTGCAGTGCGGATTATATTGAGTATTTCAGACATTCGATAATTGAAAAATATGGCTTTAAGAAGGTGAAAGCAATAGTGCAGGGGGGCAAAGAACGCTACAACTCTGTATATGAGGGGCTTAAAGCAGCAAACGGCACGGACTATGTGCTGATCCATGACGGCGCACGTCCTCTGGTGGATAATGAAATAATAGTCCGTTCTATGCATACGGTTGAAAAAGAAAAAGCATGCGTAGCAGGAATGCCTGTAAAGGACACAATAAAGGTGTCAGATGAATTGGGATATTCAGCAAATACTCCTGACAGGAAAAGCCTGTGGCAGATTCAGACACCGCAATGCTTTGAATATGATTTGCTGGCTCAGTCCTATGATAAGCTGTTTAGTGACATGTCATGTGGGAAAAGTGTGCCGGCAATTACGGATGATGCAATGATAGTAGAGTATGGGAGTGACACAAAAGTAAGGCTCATAGAGGGCTCGTATGAAAATATAAAGGTCACAACTCCTGAAGATATGGGGATTGCAGAACTTTTTTTAAAGAAACGCAGAAAAATGTAA
- a CDS encoding DUF4176 domain-containing protein, which yields MNEKFDFLPLGSIVVVSGGIKKFVIVARALQVNINGCKQFFDYAACPYPEGMNGDRLMYFQHTDISRVVFEGYVDDDEIMMCDNIFNAMEKTEIERADVRKLKRSMVN from the coding sequence ATGAATGAAAAATTTGATTTTCTGCCACTTGGGAGCATTGTAGTAGTAAGCGGTGGTATAAAAAAATTTGTGATTGTTGCAAGAGCACTGCAGGTAAATATAAATGGCTGTAAACAGTTCTTTGATTATGCTGCCTGCCCATATCCTGAGGGAATGAATGGTGACAGGCTTATGTATTTTCAGCATACAGATATCAGCAGGGTTGTGTTTGAAGGGTATGTAGATGATGATGAGATAATGATGTGTGACAACATCTTTAATGCCATGGAGAAAACAGAAATAGAGCGCGCAGATGTAAGAAAACTCAAAAGAAGCATGGTGAACTGA
- a CDS encoding DUF5082 domain-containing protein yields the protein MAKKNDRKEYNKLKKKKADNKKQQEQCQSEIDVLDEKIERLKAAYRKLDDAKEAIDDIKHNQRNMINSDLYQCMWTGSNAQECYESCESGNLYTAYDGYVSNIDAAEDAINWEINTLKEKVNEKYGVLSGLVNAWDDLCTKIQNFFN from the coding sequence ATGGCAAAAAAGAATGACAGAAAAGAATACAATAAACTGAAGAAAAAGAAAGCTGACAATAAAAAACAGCAGGAACAGTGCCAGTCAGAGATAGATGTGCTTGATGAAAAAATAGAGAGGCTGAAAGCGGCATACAGGAAGCTGGATGATGCCAAGGAGGCTATTGATGATATCAAGCATAACCAGAGGAATATGATAAATTCAGATCTTTATCAGTGCATGTGGACAGGCAGCAATGCACAGGAATGTTATGAATCATGTGAGAGCGGAAATTTATATACAGCTTATGACGGATATGTGTCAAATATAGATGCAGCGGAGGATGCCATCAATTGGGAAATAAATACACTAAAAGAAAAAGTGAATGAAAAATATGGTGTGCTTTCAGGACTTGTTAACGCATGGGATGATCTGTGCACGAAAATACAGAATTTTTTCAATTAA
- a CDS encoding T7SS effector LXG polymorphic toxin has product MEGFQINYTDLSDLFWEYKRKIENLIENIDNCIERISMFTENAVFTGKTGDAVKSYLGEAHITILSGIKVTAQTLLDNMAAYKDGYRAIDSSTNFKLDEEAIQEFRKKLASNYEDTDEYTGKIRSALSEVSDISDVGMPDSNGVFDIHEQMDSDLIKLVSNVNSYERENVVRLENSVELLLENLQSCLSKIGLSQGAIESYETGSFITDKDAGALNTGIKIFGDLHEKNKEAYDEIYETEQKIKDEAEKRKTQGIWRTVGGAVLIATGAACIVLTGGAAIPIVADVAVAVGSGTAVFGAADAIEGTQDIYYGSTGDIDSTAVNGIKDDLFQGNEDAYYLTENAFAFAASAMIPIGQASTAGNLTFKSTATIVAKEGISMGAGAGAQKITTDVTGNDTAGMVAGMVASGVTAKGLNGIEAEANKLAKAPKGIDGVTEGAGNLAEDVGKAGKGLEGAAKGAESAAEDAGKVVESGKKTIISTLGNEIDITPSLKHTSVNKNPGPYGEVNTSVDILDAEGNIKTRRWYDSEGKAYRDVDMSDHGNPKEHPEVPHEHTWEYNNGKPKRN; this is encoded by the coding sequence ATGGAAGGGTTTCAGATAAATTATACGGATCTCAGCGATCTGTTCTGGGAATATAAGCGAAAAATTGAAAATCTAATTGAAAATATTGATAACTGCATAGAAAGAATCAGTATGTTTACGGAAAATGCAGTATTTACAGGAAAAACCGGAGACGCAGTAAAGAGTTATCTTGGTGAAGCACATATAACAATCCTGTCAGGCATTAAAGTAACTGCACAGACACTGCTTGACAATATGGCAGCATACAAGGATGGATACCGTGCCATTGATAGCTCGACGAACTTCAAACTGGATGAAGAAGCAATACAGGAATTCAGGAAAAAACTGGCATCAAACTATGAGGATACTGATGAGTATACGGGCAAAATAAGAAGTGCACTTTCAGAAGTATCGGACATATCTGATGTGGGCATGCCGGACAGTAACGGAGTATTTGATATCCATGAGCAGATGGACAGCGACCTTATAAAGCTTGTCTCAAATGTAAACAGCTACGAGAGGGAAAATGTGGTACGGCTTGAAAATTCAGTAGAGCTGCTTCTGGAAAATCTGCAGTCATGTCTTTCAAAAATAGGCCTTAGCCAGGGTGCGATTGAGAGCTATGAAACAGGCAGTTTTATCACAGATAAAGACGCAGGTGCCCTGAACACGGGCATTAAAATATTTGGAGACCTGCATGAGAAGAATAAAGAAGCATACGATGAAATCTATGAGACAGAACAGAAGATAAAGGATGAAGCCGAAAAGAGAAAGACACAGGGAATCTGGAGGACGGTTGGAGGAGCAGTACTAATTGCGACGGGTGCAGCATGCATAGTGCTGACAGGAGGTGCCGCAATACCAATAGTAGCTGACGTTGCAGTAGCAGTAGGAAGCGGAACAGCAGTATTCGGAGCTGCAGATGCCATAGAGGGCACTCAGGATATTTATTATGGAAGCACAGGTGACATTGACAGCACGGCAGTAAACGGCATAAAGGATGACCTGTTTCAGGGAAACGAGGACGCATATTATCTGACAGAAAATGCCTTTGCATTTGCGGCATCCGCGATGATTCCAATCGGACAGGCATCCACAGCGGGAAATCTGACATTCAAAAGCACAGCAACAATAGTCGCCAAAGAAGGCATCTCAATGGGAGCCGGAGCCGGTGCGCAGAAGATAACCACAGATGTGACAGGAAATGATACAGCAGGAATGGTTGCCGGTATGGTTGCAAGTGGAGTGACAGCAAAGGGGCTGAATGGAATTGAAGCAGAGGCGAACAAGCTGGCGAAAGCCCCAAAAGGGATTGATGGAGTAACCGAGGGAGCTGGAAATTTAGCGGAAGATGTGGGGAAAGCCGGAAAAGGGCTCGAGGGAGCAGCCAAGGGAGCCGAGAGTGCAGCGGAAGATGCTGGGAAGGTTGTTGAGAGTGGTAAAAAGACTATTATATCTACTTTAGGAAATGAAATAGATATTACACCGTCCTTAAAGCATACTTCAGTCAATAAAAATCCAGGACCATATGGTGAAGTGAATACATCGGTGGACATATTAGACGCAGAGGGAAATATAAAAACTAGACGATGGTATGATTCTGAGGGTAAAGCATATAGAGATGTTGATATGAGTGACCATGGAAATCCCAAAGAACATCCAGAAGTCCCACATGAACATACATGGGAATATAACAATGGAAAACCAAAAAGAAATTAA
- a CDS encoding enhanced serine sensitivity protein SseB — protein sequence MNINEPISNPKLVSAIEGLSNNNATQQKFFEELAQAKLLCPADIQLQNSTRDGKEIVVGEGSSISVKHIEDTEGNKFLMAFTDWKELYKWNSSKEQQTVIFGYKDFQSIMKEARDVYSGIVINPFGANIVITLPMLDGLENDCIIKKEEQVLIGIPAEYPTELINNLCIYFDKEKSVDKAFLLWMVRGEEGSYLLILDSKEDPNILYPRIGNFCSRFLKDKMLDIVSANSDFGKNVIKEHKSFYERD from the coding sequence ATGAATATTAATGAACCAATTAGTAATCCTAAATTAGTCAGTGCAATTGAAGGATTAAGTAACAATAATGCAACACAACAGAAGTTTTTTGAAGAATTAGCACAAGCTAAATTATTGTGTCCTGCAGATATTCAATTACAGAATAGTACCAGAGATGGTAAAGAAATAGTTGTGGGAGAAGGGTCTTCAATATCTGTAAAGCATATCGAAGACACAGAAGGTAATAAGTTTTTAATGGCATTTACTGACTGGAAAGAATTATATAAATGGAATTCATCCAAAGAACAGCAAACGGTTATTTTTGGTTATAAGGATTTTCAGAGCATCATGAAGGAAGCGAGAGATGTATATTCAGGAATTGTAATAAATCCTTTTGGTGCAAATATTGTGATTACGCTTCCAATGCTTGATGGTTTGGAAAATGATTGCATAATTAAAAAAGAAGAACAGGTGCTTATAGGTATTCCAGCTGAATATCCAACTGAATTGATTAATAATCTATGTATATATTTTGATAAGGAAAAAAGCGTTGATAAGGCATTCTTATTATGGATGGTAAGAGGCGAAGAGGGAAGCTATTTACTAATATTGGATTCAAAAGAAGATCCTAATATTCTATATCCAAGAATTGGAAATTTCTGCAGTAGATTTCTAAAAGATAAGATGTTAGATATAGTTTCAGCGAATTCTGATTTTGGAAAGAATGTAATTAAAGAACACAAATCATTTTATGAAAGAGATTAA
- a CDS encoding DUF6572 domain-containing protein yields MSIVDNKTVDGIALTDDNNGIILLIADHMDWRDEYQHLVMLQEKINVYITFLEQKQYEDIYKGENITYGIIEIHFLYNLTANAEKFLQSVQNQVAELGVKIQYCVSQEGADEAR; encoded by the coding sequence ATGTCGATAGTTGATAATAAAACAGTAGATGGCATAGCGTTAACGGATGATAATAATGGAATAATTTTACTGATAGCTGACCATATGGACTGGAGAGATGAATATCAGCATTTAGTAATGTTGCAAGAAAAGATTAATGTATATATCACCTTTCTTGAACAGAAGCAGTATGAAGATATCTACAAAGGAGAAAATATAACATATGGAATTATAGAAATTCATTTCTTATATAATTTAACCGCTAATGCAGAAAAGTTTTTACAGTCAGTTCAAAATCAAGTTGCTGAACTTGGTGTAAAGATACAATATTGTGTTTCGCAGGAGGGAGCAGATGAAGCTAGATAA